One genomic segment of Erysipelotrichaceae bacterium 66202529 includes these proteins:
- a CDS encoding response regulator gives MYRIMIIEDNEKIRIELCDFLSKNGYEALGTDDFEHTLDIIHREQPDLLLLDLNLPVVDGHFICREVRKSSDMPIIIVTSRDSDMDELISMNLGADDFVTKPYNLQILLARIARVLQRTYEHASSNILTIHDIALDISKSTLTWKGNSIDLTKNELRIMHCLFQNKNKIVSRNELMQHMWDCDLFVDDNTLTVNINRLRKKLEYLRLDDLIQTKRGMGYIIYED, from the coding sequence ATGTATCGAATTATGATTATTGAAGACAATGAAAAAATAAGAATTGAATTATGCGATTTTCTTAGTAAAAACGGTTATGAAGCACTTGGAACAGATGATTTTGAGCATACACTGGATATCATTCATAGGGAACAGCCGGATCTGCTGCTGCTCGATTTGAATCTTCCGGTTGTGGATGGTCATTTTATATGCCGTGAGGTACGCAAAAGCAGCGATATGCCGATCATTATCGTGACAAGCCGCGATTCCGATATGGATGAGCTGATCAGTATGAACCTTGGCGCCGATGACTTTGTGACCAAGCCGTATAATCTGCAGATTCTGCTTGCCCGTATTGCACGGGTTTTGCAGAGAACCTATGAGCATGCCAGCAGTAATATTTTGACGATTCATGATATTGCCCTGGATATTTCCAAAAGCACGCTGACGTGGAAGGGAAACAGCATCGACCTAACCAAAAATGAACTGCGCATCATGCACTGCCTGTTTCAGAACAAGAACAAAATCGTATCCCGAAATGAACTGATGCAGCATATGTGGGACTGCGATTTATTTGTGGATGACAATACTCTGACAGTCAATATCAACCGGCTGCGCAAAAAGCTGGAATATCTGCGCCTGGATGATTTGATTCAGACAAAGCGCGGTATGGGATACATCATATATGAGGACTAG
- a CDS encoding sensor histidine kinase, with translation MRTSEFIREKLYLIMISFLTSIITILFLYAIQVNGQVILIISLLQWGMVLASLIIEYLRRSTYYHRLEQTLDGLDQKYLLTEIMDEPLFMDGKILYETLRIVDKSMADNVNRYRISQNEYKDYIEMWVHEIKAPLAASKLIISNNLNEVTKSLQEEIEKVEGFVEQALFYARSTTPEKDYIIKELNLQDCVTKVIRKHSKSFIYQKIKLQLDDLDMFIFSDSKWLEFILDQIITNALKYTPKETGEIHIWTTTGDNAVSLHIQDNGSGISSSELGRIFDKGFTGTNGRLNEKATGMGLYLCKTLCKKLYLGIHADSILGQGTTITLDFPISKLMLLK, from the coding sequence ATGAGGACTAGTGAATTTATACGCGAAAAGCTGTATCTGATCATGATTTCCTTTCTGACAAGCATTATCACAATCCTGTTTCTGTATGCCATTCAGGTAAACGGACAGGTCATTCTTATCATCTCCCTGCTGCAATGGGGGATGGTGCTTGCCAGTCTGATAATTGAATATCTGCGGCGTTCCACCTACTATCACCGGCTGGAGCAGACACTGGACGGCCTGGATCAGAAATATTTGCTTACCGAAATCATGGATGAACCGCTGTTTATGGATGGTAAGATTTTGTATGAAACGCTGCGCATTGTAGATAAATCCATGGCGGATAATGTAAACCGTTATCGTATTTCTCAAAATGAATACAAGGATTATATTGAAATGTGGGTTCATGAAATCAAGGCACCGCTCGCTGCCAGCAAGCTGATTATCTCCAATAACCTCAATGAGGTAACAAAGAGTCTTCAGGAGGAGATAGAAAAAGTGGAAGGCTTTGTCGAACAGGCATTGTTTTATGCGCGCAGCACAACCCCGGAAAAGGATTATATTATCAAGGAGCTGAATCTTCAGGACTGCGTAACCAAAGTGATCCGGAAGCATTCTAAAAGCTTTATCTATCAAAAAATCAAACTACAGCTTGATGATTTGGATATGTTTATATTCAGTGACAGCAAGTGGCTGGAATTTATACTCGACCAGATCATAACAAATGCTTTGAAATATACACCGAAGGAAACAGGAGAAATTCATATCTGGACTACAACGGGTGATAATGCTGTATCACTGCACATACAGGATAATGGAAGTGGTATATCCTCCAGTGAACTGGGAAGAATTTTTGATAAGGGCTTTACAGGAACAAATGGCAGATTAAATGAAAAGGCAACCGGGATGGGGCTGTATCTGTGCAAAACCTTGTGTAAAAAGCTGTATCTGGGGATTCATGCGGACAGTATCCTGGGTCAGGGAACTACAATCACACTTGACTTTCCGATTTCCAAGCTAATGCTGCTGAAATAG
- a CDS encoding helix-turn-helix domain-containing protein — translation MKLSELLTYYRHRDNLSLESVGDYAGVSKSTVKRWESGESSNVSQARLDKLSELFGIDVNACLQGNVKPILGYVKAGYDLFANENLLGYEEVTGKEAAQGDYYLRVQGDSMTGSRIYDGDLVYVKSCSNVESGAIAVVLLEYNEVTIKKILKKENTVILMATNPTVEPRVFTRQEIEEGQMQIIGKVLHSKIRF, via the coding sequence ATGAAATTAAGTGAGCTTTTAACCTATTACCGCCATCGTGACAACCTGAGTCTGGAAAGTGTCGGTGATTATGCCGGGGTATCGAAATCCACTGTCAAGCGCTGGGAATCCGGAGAATCGAGCAATGTTTCTCAGGCACGTCTGGATAAGCTTTCCGAGCTGTTTGGAATAGATGTAAATGCCTGTCTGCAGGGAAATGTAAAGCCGATTCTCGGTTATGTCAAAGCCGGTTATGATTTATTTGCGAACGAAAACCTGCTTGGATATGAGGAGGTTACCGGTAAAGAGGCAGCACAGGGGGATTATTATCTACGTGTCCAGGGGGATTCCATGACAGGCTCCCGTATATATGACGGTGATCTGGTATATGTGAAAAGCTGCAGCAATGTGGAGAGCGGTGCTATCGCCGTTGTGCTGCTGGAGTATAACGAGGTAACCATCAAGAAAATACTGAAAAAGGAGAATACGGTCATCCTGATGGCTACAAATCCGACTGTGGAGCCGAGAGTTTTTACAAGGCAGGAGATAGAGGAAGGACAAATGCAGATTATCGGCAAGGTTCTGCATTCCAAAATACGCTTCTAA